From a single Nicotiana tomentosiformis chromosome 2, ASM39032v3, whole genome shotgun sequence genomic region:
- the LOC104110553 gene encoding protein FAR-RED IMPAIRED RESPONSE 1 isoform X2 has product MVIDLEHPSRDHHKEKEDCGHHTHIRMEHGRGELSGTDGATVTVSKSVFLDRENAGTSWNEGTSCGAYVLPNADSLAVNCYRSLEPHDVMEFDSKEDAFSFYKEYAKSIGFSSIIKASRRSRISGKFIDAKFVCSRYGSKREPSKSVIEPVPSADGAGSIPVRRKKGRINRSWSKTDCKACLHVKRRSDGRWIICTFVKEHNHEIFPDWTNYFRGHRNTDLGKNGADAFHSIRERTKKTFVTMSRQSGVMKKDARQKNVVANSSPQSLALDEGDAQVMLEHFLYMQDENPNFFYAMDLNQEQCLRNVFWVDAKGRIDYNNFSDVVLVDTTYIKNDYKLRFVPFIGVNHHCQSILLGCGLIANESKSTFVWLMRAWLRAMGGQAPKVILTDQDKTLEEVIAEVLPDSCHCFCLWHVLSNIQEKLGHVIRQHENFLSEFNKCILRSATNELFEKRWWKVVDRFDLRNDLWIKSLYKDRLRWVPTFMNNIFLAGMSTMQRSESVSSLLDKCMLCKTTLKEFLDQYKKLLREKYQEEARADSETRYKQPGLKSPSPFEKQMATLYTHTIFKKFQVEVLGVVACHPKIESDDGAAATYRVQDFEENQEFVVVWSEKTSDASCSCHLFEYSGFLCRHVMIVLQMAGVHNIPSKYILSRWTKGAKSREKTRNVNLVDSRVQRYYDLCQRAFELGDEGSLSQESYKIVFSVLENFLRRCEAVNDPNLNESEPCFPPNQVFIDSNNPSKSNGKNIARKEKVYTEQKIISVGINNRWQQMGQSGLREPTVDYPFQSHSAMQPMLCLFLPFGAGTIEYKYPSLWQPTKHAGAVECNCFNCRLPLSLSTYIPWTGNIYTYGKKLFVVCQDIIACGFAKVADSLFRLEKYLKNQIQWILFLTDVRPKC; this is encoded by the exons ATGGTTATTGACCTTGAGCATCCGTCAAGAGATCATCACAAGGAGAAAGAAGACTGTGGGCACCATACACATATAAGGATGGAACATGGAAGAGGAGAACTTTCCGGTACAGATGGAGCTACTGTCACTGTTTCAAAGAGTGTTTTCCTGGACAGAGAGAATGCAGGAACTAGTTGGAATGAAGGAACATCTTGTGGTGCCTATGTATTACCAAATGCAGATTCTTTGGCCGTGAATTGCTATAGGAGTTTGGAGCCTCATGATGTTATGGAATTCGATTCGAAGGAGGATGCCTTTTCGTTCTACAAAGAATATGCTAAGTCCATTGGATTTTCCTCAATAATAAAGGCTAGCCGTCGATCAAGAATTTCTGGAAAATTTATTGATGCAAAATTTGTTTGCAGTAGGTATGGAAGTAAGCGAGAACCTTCTAAGTCTGTTATAGAACCTGTTCCAAGTGCTGATGGTGCAGGAAGTATTCCTGTGAGGAGAAAAAAGGGTAGAATAAACAGGTCTTGGTCAAAAACAGATTGTAAGGCTTGCTTGCATGTAAAGAGAAGGTCTGATGGAAGGTGGATTATTTGTACTTTTGTCAAAGAGCATAACCATGAGATATTTCCAGATTGGACCAACTATTTTCGAGGTCATAGGAACACTGATTTGGGTAAGAATGGTGCAGATGCATTTCATTCTATCCGTGAGAGGACGAAAAAGACTTTTGTGACAATGTCTAGGCAGTCTGGTGTGATGAAGAAAGATGCGAGGCAAAAGAATGTTGTTGCAAATAGTAGTCCTCAATCTTTGGCTTTAGACGAGGGAGATGCACAAGTTATGCTTGAGCATTTTCTTTACATGCAAGATGAAAATCCAAACTTCTTTTATGCTATGGATTTGAATCAAGAGCAATGCTTGAGAAATGTCTTCTGGGTTGATGCTAAAGGAAGGATTGACTATAATAACTTCAGTGACGTAGTTCTTGTTGACACTACATATATAAAAAACGATTATAAGTTGCGCTTCGTTCCTTTTATTGGTGTTAATCATCATTGTCAGTCCATATTGCTTGGGTGTGGGCTGATTGCCAATGAGAGTAAGTCGACATTTGTTTGGTTGATGCGAGCATGGCTTAGGGCAATGGGTGGACAAGCTCCAAAAGTTATACTGACTGACCAAGACAAAACATTGGAAGAAGTTATTGCTGAGGTTTTACCAGATTCCTGCCATTGCTTTTGTTTGTGGCACGTACTAAGTAATATCCAGGAGAAGCTTGGTCATGTCATTAGGCAGCATGAAAATTTTCTCTCCGAATTTAATAAATGCATTTTGAGGTCTGCGACCAATGAATTGTTTGAAAAGAGGTGGTGGAAGGTGGTGGATAGATTTGATTTGAGAAATGACTTGTGGATTAAATCATTGTACAAAGATCGCCTAAGGTGGGTACCAACATTCATGAATAATATCTTCTTGGCAGGAATGTCTACAATGCAACGGTCGGAAAGCGTGAGCTCTCTTTTAGACAAGTGCATGTTATGCAAGACGACACTGAAGGAGTTTCTTGACCAGTATAAGAAACTGCTGCGAGAGAAATATCAAGAAGAGGCAAGGGCTGATTCTGAGACGAGGTATAAACAACCAGGACTGAAATCTCCCTCCCCTTTTGAAAAGCAGATGGCAACTTTATACACTCATACAATATTCAAGAAATTCCAAGTagaggttttgggagtggttgcaTGTCACCCTAAAATAGAAAGTGATGATGGTGCAGCTGCCACATATAGAGTCCAAGATTTTGAAGAAAATCAGGAATTCGTTGTTGTATGGAGTGAGAAGACATCTGATGCTTCGTGTTCTTGTCATTTGTTCGAGTACAGTGGATTTCTTTGTAGACACGTGATGATAGTTCTTCAAATGGCTGGTGTGCATAACATCCCCTCTAAATATATTTTAAGTCGCTGGACTAAAGGTGCAAAGAGTAGAGAGAAGACGAGGAATGTAAATTTGGTTGATTCTAGGGTTCAACGATATTATGATCTATGTCAAAGGGCATTTGAGCTAGGTGATGAAGGGTCACTATCTCAAGAGAGTTATAAAATTGTATTCAGTGTGCTGGAAAATTTTCTGAGAAGATGTGAGGCTGTGAATGATCCAAATTTGAATGAGTCAGAACCTTGTTTTCCCCCAAATCAAGTATTTATAGATAGTAACAACCCAAGCAAGAGTAACGGAAAGAACATAGCAAGAAAAGAGAAG GTATATACAGAACAAAAGATTATATCCGTGGGGATAAACAATAGATGGCAACAGATG GGGCAATCAGGTTTGAGAGAACCGACTGTTGATTATCCTTTTCAATCACATTCAGCCATGCAGCCAATGTTGTG CCTGTTTTTGCCTTTTGGTGCAGGGACAATTGAATACAAATATCCAAGCTTATGGCAACCAACCAAACATGCCGGGGCTG TTGAATGCAATTGCTTCAATTGCAGATTGCCCTTATCTCTCTCAACCTACATTCCATGGACTGGTAACATCTATACATATGGAAAAAAGTTATTTGTTGTGTGTCAAGATATCATTGCCTGTGGCTTTGCTAAAGTGGCAGATAGCCTATTTCGCTTAGAAAAGTACCTCAAAAACCAAATCCAATGGATTTTGTTCCTTACTGACGTCAGACCAAAATGTTAA
- the LOC104110553 gene encoding protein FAR-RED IMPAIRED RESPONSE 1 isoform X7 has translation MVIDLEHPSRDHHKEKEDCGHHTHIRMEHGRGELSGTDGATVTVSKSVFLDRENAGTSWNEGTSCGAYVLPNADSLAVNCYRSLEPHDVMEFDSKEDAFSFYKEYAKSIGFSSIIKASRRSRISGKFIDAKFVCSRYGSKREPSKSVIEPVPSADGAGSIPVRRKKGRINRSWSKTDCKACLHVKRRSDGRWIICTFVKEHNHEIFPDWTNYFRGHRNTDLGKNGADAFHSIRERTKKTFVTMSRQSGVMKKDARQKNVVANSSPQSLALDEGDAQVMLEHFLYMQDENPNFFYAMDLNQEQCLRNVFWVDAKGRIDYNNFSDVVLVDTTYIKNDYKLRFVPFIGVNHHCQSILLGCGLIANESKSTFVWLMRAWLRAMGGQAPKVILTDQDKTLEEVIAEVLPDSCHCFCLWHVLSNIQEKLGHVIRQHENFLSEFNKCILRSATNELFEKRWWKVVDRFDLRNDLWIKSLYKDRLRWVPTFMNNIFLAGMSTMQRSESVSSLLDKCMLCKTTLKEFLDQYKKLLREKYQEEARADSETRYKQPGLKSPSPFEKQMATLYTHTIFKKFQVEVLGVVACHPKIESDDGAAATYRVQDFEENQEFVVVWSEKTSDASCSCHLFEYSGFLCRHVMIVLQMAGVHNIPSKYILSRWTKGAKSREKTRNVNLVDSRVQRYYDLCQRAFELGDEGSLSQESYKIVFSVLENFLRRCEAVNDPNLNESEPCFPPNQVFIDSNNPSKSNGKNIARKEKVYTEQKIISVGINNRWQQMGQSGLREPTVDYPFQSHSAMQPMLWDN, from the exons ATGGTTATTGACCTTGAGCATCCGTCAAGAGATCATCACAAGGAGAAAGAAGACTGTGGGCACCATACACATATAAGGATGGAACATGGAAGAGGAGAACTTTCCGGTACAGATGGAGCTACTGTCACTGTTTCAAAGAGTGTTTTCCTGGACAGAGAGAATGCAGGAACTAGTTGGAATGAAGGAACATCTTGTGGTGCCTATGTATTACCAAATGCAGATTCTTTGGCCGTGAATTGCTATAGGAGTTTGGAGCCTCATGATGTTATGGAATTCGATTCGAAGGAGGATGCCTTTTCGTTCTACAAAGAATATGCTAAGTCCATTGGATTTTCCTCAATAATAAAGGCTAGCCGTCGATCAAGAATTTCTGGAAAATTTATTGATGCAAAATTTGTTTGCAGTAGGTATGGAAGTAAGCGAGAACCTTCTAAGTCTGTTATAGAACCTGTTCCAAGTGCTGATGGTGCAGGAAGTATTCCTGTGAGGAGAAAAAAGGGTAGAATAAACAGGTCTTGGTCAAAAACAGATTGTAAGGCTTGCTTGCATGTAAAGAGAAGGTCTGATGGAAGGTGGATTATTTGTACTTTTGTCAAAGAGCATAACCATGAGATATTTCCAGATTGGACCAACTATTTTCGAGGTCATAGGAACACTGATTTGGGTAAGAATGGTGCAGATGCATTTCATTCTATCCGTGAGAGGACGAAAAAGACTTTTGTGACAATGTCTAGGCAGTCTGGTGTGATGAAGAAAGATGCGAGGCAAAAGAATGTTGTTGCAAATAGTAGTCCTCAATCTTTGGCTTTAGACGAGGGAGATGCACAAGTTATGCTTGAGCATTTTCTTTACATGCAAGATGAAAATCCAAACTTCTTTTATGCTATGGATTTGAATCAAGAGCAATGCTTGAGAAATGTCTTCTGGGTTGATGCTAAAGGAAGGATTGACTATAATAACTTCAGTGACGTAGTTCTTGTTGACACTACATATATAAAAAACGATTATAAGTTGCGCTTCGTTCCTTTTATTGGTGTTAATCATCATTGTCAGTCCATATTGCTTGGGTGTGGGCTGATTGCCAATGAGAGTAAGTCGACATTTGTTTGGTTGATGCGAGCATGGCTTAGGGCAATGGGTGGACAAGCTCCAAAAGTTATACTGACTGACCAAGACAAAACATTGGAAGAAGTTATTGCTGAGGTTTTACCAGATTCCTGCCATTGCTTTTGTTTGTGGCACGTACTAAGTAATATCCAGGAGAAGCTTGGTCATGTCATTAGGCAGCATGAAAATTTTCTCTCCGAATTTAATAAATGCATTTTGAGGTCTGCGACCAATGAATTGTTTGAAAAGAGGTGGTGGAAGGTGGTGGATAGATTTGATTTGAGAAATGACTTGTGGATTAAATCATTGTACAAAGATCGCCTAAGGTGGGTACCAACATTCATGAATAATATCTTCTTGGCAGGAATGTCTACAATGCAACGGTCGGAAAGCGTGAGCTCTCTTTTAGACAAGTGCATGTTATGCAAGACGACACTGAAGGAGTTTCTTGACCAGTATAAGAAACTGCTGCGAGAGAAATATCAAGAAGAGGCAAGGGCTGATTCTGAGACGAGGTATAAACAACCAGGACTGAAATCTCCCTCCCCTTTTGAAAAGCAGATGGCAACTTTATACACTCATACAATATTCAAGAAATTCCAAGTagaggttttgggagtggttgcaTGTCACCCTAAAATAGAAAGTGATGATGGTGCAGCTGCCACATATAGAGTCCAAGATTTTGAAGAAAATCAGGAATTCGTTGTTGTATGGAGTGAGAAGACATCTGATGCTTCGTGTTCTTGTCATTTGTTCGAGTACAGTGGATTTCTTTGTAGACACGTGATGATAGTTCTTCAAATGGCTGGTGTGCATAACATCCCCTCTAAATATATTTTAAGTCGCTGGACTAAAGGTGCAAAGAGTAGAGAGAAGACGAGGAATGTAAATTTGGTTGATTCTAGGGTTCAACGATATTATGATCTATGTCAAAGGGCATTTGAGCTAGGTGATGAAGGGTCACTATCTCAAGAGAGTTATAAAATTGTATTCAGTGTGCTGGAAAATTTTCTGAGAAGATGTGAGGCTGTGAATGATCCAAATTTGAATGAGTCAGAACCTTGTTTTCCCCCAAATCAAGTATTTATAGATAGTAACAACCCAAGCAAGAGTAACGGAAAGAACATAGCAAGAAAAGAGAAG GTATATACAGAACAAAAGATTATATCCGTGGGGATAAACAATAGATGGCAACAGATG GGGCAATCAGGTTTGAGAGAACCGACTGTTGATTATCCTTTTCAATCACATTCAGCCATGCAGCCAATGTTGTG GGACAATTGA
- the LOC104110553 gene encoding protein FAR-RED IMPAIRED RESPONSE 1 isoform X1, which translates to MVIDLEHPSRDHHKEKEDCGHHTHIRMEHGRGELSGTDGATVTVSKSVFLDRENAGTSWNEGTSCGAYVLPNADSLAVNCYRSLEPHDVMEFDSKEDAFSFYKEYAKSIGFSSIIKASRRSRISGKFIDAKFVCSRYGSKREPSKSVIEPVPSADGAGSIPVRRKKGRINRSWSKTDCKACLHVKRRSDGRWIICTFVKEHNHEIFPDWTNYFRGHRNTDLGKNGADAFHSIRERTKKTFVTMSRQSGVMKKDARQKNVVANSSPQSLALDEGDAQVMLEHFLYMQDENPNFFYAMDLNQEQCLRNVFWVDAKGRIDYNNFSDVVLVDTTYIKNDYKLRFVPFIGVNHHCQSILLGCGLIANESKSTFVWLMRAWLRAMGGQAPKVILTDQDKTLEEVIAEVLPDSCHCFCLWHVLSNIQEKLGHVIRQHENFLSEFNKCILRSATNELFEKRWWKVVDRFDLRNDLWIKSLYKDRLRWVPTFMNNIFLAGMSTMQRSESVSSLLDKCMLCKTTLKEFLDQYKKLLREKYQEEARADSETRYKQPGLKSPSPFEKQMATLYTHTIFKKFQVEVLGVVACHPKIESDDGAAATYRVQDFEENQEFVVVWSEKTSDASCSCHLFEYSGFLCRHVMIVLQMAGVHNIPSKYILSRWTKGAKSREKTRNVNLVDSRVQRYYDLCQRAFELGDEGSLSQESYKIVFSVLENFLRRCEAVNDPNLNESEPCFPPNQVFIDSNNPSKSNGKNIARKEKVYTEQKIISVGINNRWQQMGQSGLREPTVDYPFQSHSAMQPMLCLFLPFGAGTIEYKYPSLWQPTKHAGAGTVECNCFNCRLPLSLSTYIPWTGNIYTYGKKLFVVCQDIIACGFAKVADSLFRLEKYLKNQIQWILFLTDVRPKC; encoded by the exons ATGGTTATTGACCTTGAGCATCCGTCAAGAGATCATCACAAGGAGAAAGAAGACTGTGGGCACCATACACATATAAGGATGGAACATGGAAGAGGAGAACTTTCCGGTACAGATGGAGCTACTGTCACTGTTTCAAAGAGTGTTTTCCTGGACAGAGAGAATGCAGGAACTAGTTGGAATGAAGGAACATCTTGTGGTGCCTATGTATTACCAAATGCAGATTCTTTGGCCGTGAATTGCTATAGGAGTTTGGAGCCTCATGATGTTATGGAATTCGATTCGAAGGAGGATGCCTTTTCGTTCTACAAAGAATATGCTAAGTCCATTGGATTTTCCTCAATAATAAAGGCTAGCCGTCGATCAAGAATTTCTGGAAAATTTATTGATGCAAAATTTGTTTGCAGTAGGTATGGAAGTAAGCGAGAACCTTCTAAGTCTGTTATAGAACCTGTTCCAAGTGCTGATGGTGCAGGAAGTATTCCTGTGAGGAGAAAAAAGGGTAGAATAAACAGGTCTTGGTCAAAAACAGATTGTAAGGCTTGCTTGCATGTAAAGAGAAGGTCTGATGGAAGGTGGATTATTTGTACTTTTGTCAAAGAGCATAACCATGAGATATTTCCAGATTGGACCAACTATTTTCGAGGTCATAGGAACACTGATTTGGGTAAGAATGGTGCAGATGCATTTCATTCTATCCGTGAGAGGACGAAAAAGACTTTTGTGACAATGTCTAGGCAGTCTGGTGTGATGAAGAAAGATGCGAGGCAAAAGAATGTTGTTGCAAATAGTAGTCCTCAATCTTTGGCTTTAGACGAGGGAGATGCACAAGTTATGCTTGAGCATTTTCTTTACATGCAAGATGAAAATCCAAACTTCTTTTATGCTATGGATTTGAATCAAGAGCAATGCTTGAGAAATGTCTTCTGGGTTGATGCTAAAGGAAGGATTGACTATAATAACTTCAGTGACGTAGTTCTTGTTGACACTACATATATAAAAAACGATTATAAGTTGCGCTTCGTTCCTTTTATTGGTGTTAATCATCATTGTCAGTCCATATTGCTTGGGTGTGGGCTGATTGCCAATGAGAGTAAGTCGACATTTGTTTGGTTGATGCGAGCATGGCTTAGGGCAATGGGTGGACAAGCTCCAAAAGTTATACTGACTGACCAAGACAAAACATTGGAAGAAGTTATTGCTGAGGTTTTACCAGATTCCTGCCATTGCTTTTGTTTGTGGCACGTACTAAGTAATATCCAGGAGAAGCTTGGTCATGTCATTAGGCAGCATGAAAATTTTCTCTCCGAATTTAATAAATGCATTTTGAGGTCTGCGACCAATGAATTGTTTGAAAAGAGGTGGTGGAAGGTGGTGGATAGATTTGATTTGAGAAATGACTTGTGGATTAAATCATTGTACAAAGATCGCCTAAGGTGGGTACCAACATTCATGAATAATATCTTCTTGGCAGGAATGTCTACAATGCAACGGTCGGAAAGCGTGAGCTCTCTTTTAGACAAGTGCATGTTATGCAAGACGACACTGAAGGAGTTTCTTGACCAGTATAAGAAACTGCTGCGAGAGAAATATCAAGAAGAGGCAAGGGCTGATTCTGAGACGAGGTATAAACAACCAGGACTGAAATCTCCCTCCCCTTTTGAAAAGCAGATGGCAACTTTATACACTCATACAATATTCAAGAAATTCCAAGTagaggttttgggagtggttgcaTGTCACCCTAAAATAGAAAGTGATGATGGTGCAGCTGCCACATATAGAGTCCAAGATTTTGAAGAAAATCAGGAATTCGTTGTTGTATGGAGTGAGAAGACATCTGATGCTTCGTGTTCTTGTCATTTGTTCGAGTACAGTGGATTTCTTTGTAGACACGTGATGATAGTTCTTCAAATGGCTGGTGTGCATAACATCCCCTCTAAATATATTTTAAGTCGCTGGACTAAAGGTGCAAAGAGTAGAGAGAAGACGAGGAATGTAAATTTGGTTGATTCTAGGGTTCAACGATATTATGATCTATGTCAAAGGGCATTTGAGCTAGGTGATGAAGGGTCACTATCTCAAGAGAGTTATAAAATTGTATTCAGTGTGCTGGAAAATTTTCTGAGAAGATGTGAGGCTGTGAATGATCCAAATTTGAATGAGTCAGAACCTTGTTTTCCCCCAAATCAAGTATTTATAGATAGTAACAACCCAAGCAAGAGTAACGGAAAGAACATAGCAAGAAAAGAGAAG GTATATACAGAACAAAAGATTATATCCGTGGGGATAAACAATAGATGGCAACAGATG GGGCAATCAGGTTTGAGAGAACCGACTGTTGATTATCCTTTTCAATCACATTCAGCCATGCAGCCAATGTTGTG CCTGTTTTTGCCTTTTGGTGCAGGGACAATTGAATACAAATATCCAAGCTTATGGCAACCAACCAAACATGCCGGGGCTG GGACAGTTGAATGCAATTGCTTCAATTGCAGATTGCCCTTATCTCTCTCAACCTACATTCCATGGACTGGTAACATCTATACATATGGAAAAAAGTTATTTGTTGTGTGTCAAGATATCATTGCCTGTGGCTTTGCTAAAGTGGCAGATAGCCTATTTCGCTTAGAAAAGTACCTCAAAAACCAAATCCAATGGATTTTGTTCCTTACTGACGTCAGACCAAAATGTTAA